In one window of Mucilaginibacter auburnensis DNA:
- a CDS encoding MBL fold metallo-hydrolase gives MTITFLGTGTSQGVPVIACDCEVCTSTDSHDKRLRSSILVESDTTTVVIDSGPDFRYQMLRANVQKLDGLVFTHEHKDHVAGMDDIRAFNFKQQAPMNIYADTRVQATIVREFPYVFAEHKYPGIPQVNLNTIADAPFNVGDITFTPIEVMHYRLPILGFRINDFTYITDAKTISDSEKEKLKGTKTLVLNALQKQAHISHFTFQEAIDFALEIGAQQTYFTHISHRLGKHADVSTELPPGIQLAYDGLKLTI, from the coding sequence GTGACAATAACTTTTTTAGGAACCGGAACATCGCAGGGCGTACCTGTAATTGCATGTGACTGCGAGGTTTGCACCTCAACCGACAGTCACGACAAGCGGTTGCGCAGTTCTATTCTGGTTGAAAGCGATACCACAACGGTTGTTATTGATTCGGGACCCGACTTTAGGTACCAGATGTTGCGCGCGAATGTGCAAAAACTGGATGGCCTGGTTTTTACCCACGAACATAAGGACCACGTTGCAGGCATGGATGACATACGCGCCTTCAATTTTAAGCAACAGGCGCCTATGAATATTTATGCTGATACCCGCGTGCAGGCTACCATAGTACGTGAGTTTCCGTATGTTTTTGCTGAACATAAATATCCGGGCATTCCGCAGGTAAATTTAAACACTATAGCCGACGCGCCTTTTAACGTAGGCGACATTACCTTCACCCCTATTGAGGTAATGCACTATAGGCTACCCATACTGGGTTTCCGGATAAACGACTTTACCTATATAACCGACGCGAAGACGATATCTGACAGTGAAAAAGAAAAACTGAAAGGCACTAAAACACTGGTATTGAACGCCCTGCAAAAACAGGCGCACATATCACACTTTACCTTTCAGGAAGCCATTGATTTTGCTCTGGAGATTGGCGCCCAACAAACTTACTTTACCCACATTAGTCACCGTTTGGGCAAACACGCCGATGTAAGCACCGAATTGCCACCCGGCATACAATTGGCTTACGACGGTTTAAAGCTGACTATTTAG
- the bla gene encoding class A beta-lactamase, protein MLNKYITAVLLGFLAFSAKAQSNIQQQITDIARDAKGIVSFTALNLETRDSVSYHGEGQMVMQSVMKFPIALAVLHEVERGKFSLDQTFKISDRDMHHKNGPLFEKYPKGVNIPLSELLTYMVSYSDNNACDILLDKIGGVKPVMDNLRRLRVKGIVVDASELDMSAAWEVQYTNWCKPAAMVQLLDVFYQGKALDKANTDTLIKKMLQTTTGPKQIKGLLPQGTVVAHKTGRSNTNAEGVTAATNDVGIITLPNGQHLAIAIFIGNSTADLDTRESVIARITKALWDANFTKPQKAK, encoded by the coding sequence ATGTTAAACAAATACATAACTGCTGTGCTGCTGGGTTTTCTGGCTTTTTCTGCAAAGGCACAGTCAAACATACAACAGCAAATAACTGATATAGCAAGGGATGCTAAAGGCATAGTTTCGTTCACAGCTTTGAATTTAGAAACGCGCGATTCCGTTTCTTACCATGGCGAAGGGCAAATGGTAATGCAAAGCGTTATGAAGTTCCCGATAGCGTTGGCCGTTTTGCATGAAGTTGAACGCGGGAAATTCAGCCTTGATCAAACCTTTAAAATAAGCGACCGTGATATGCACCACAAAAACGGACCGCTGTTTGAAAAATATCCCAAGGGAGTTAATATTCCTTTAAGTGAATTACTTACCTACATGGTGAGTTACAGTGATAATAATGCCTGCGATATTTTGTTGGACAAAATTGGCGGCGTAAAACCTGTAATGGACAACCTGCGCCGCTTGCGGGTTAAAGGTATTGTTGTAGACGCATCTGAGTTGGATATGAGTGCTGCATGGGAAGTGCAGTATACCAACTGGTGCAAGCCCGCTGCTATGGTGCAGTTGCTGGATGTTTTTTATCAGGGCAAGGCATTGGATAAAGCCAACACCGACACATTGATAAAAAAGATGCTGCAAACAACTACAGGCCCTAAACAAATAAAAGGCTTATTGCCTCAAGGTACCGTTGTGGCTCATAAAACAGGTCGGTCAAATACTAATGCCGAAGGCGTTACTGCAGCTACAAATGATGTTGGGATTATTACCCTGCCTAACGGTCAGCATCTGGCTATAGCTATTTTTATAGGAAACTCAACTGCTGATCTGGATACAAGGGAAAGCGTAATAGCCCGTATTACAAAAGCTCTTTGGGATGCTAATTTTACTAAGCCGCAAAAAGCTAAATAG
- a CDS encoding DUF72 domain-containing protein: MEFGRINPEELDNVDFTLPPDAELTNTTLAAAKSSAPLQVRVGCAKWGRKEWVGKIYPPKTKDANFLDEYVKHFDCIELNATFYNVYPAATISKWKEKVDSNPDFKFCPKFSQSISHIRRLKNAEEITTQFYDGIMAFGDKLGPLFLQLSDNFTPKSFPELKAYLEHLPKDVPIFVELRHKEWFANNEVRNNAFKLFQELGIGAVITDASGRRDCVHMTLPTPHAFIRFVGNSLHRSDYQRVDDWVERIKQWRDKGLQSVWFFMHQHDERYSPELADYVSEQLNTKLGLALPRPNFLDRDKGLFD; this comes from the coding sequence ATGGAATTTGGCCGGATAAATCCTGAAGAGTTAGACAATGTAGATTTCACACTTCCTCCTGATGCCGAACTCACCAATACAACACTTGCCGCTGCAAAAAGTTCTGCCCCTTTACAGGTACGTGTGGGTTGCGCCAAGTGGGGACGAAAGGAATGGGTAGGAAAAATTTATCCGCCTAAAACAAAGGATGCCAATTTTTTAGACGAATACGTTAAACACTTTGACTGTATAGAGTTGAATGCCACCTTTTATAACGTTTACCCGGCGGCAACTATCAGCAAATGGAAGGAGAAAGTAGACAGTAATCCTGATTTTAAATTTTGCCCCAAGTTTTCGCAAAGCATAAGTCACATACGCAGGCTGAAAAATGCGGAAGAAATTACTACGCAATTTTATGATGGCATAATGGCCTTTGGTGATAAGCTTGGACCATTGTTTTTGCAGCTGAGCGATAACTTTACACCAAAAAGTTTCCCTGAGTTAAAAGCTTACCTGGAGCACCTACCTAAGGATGTACCCATATTTGTAGAGCTGCGCCACAAAGAATGGTTTGCCAACAACGAGGTACGCAATAATGCTTTTAAATTATTCCAGGAGTTGGGCATTGGCGCGGTTATTACAGACGCCAGCGGCAGGCGGGATTGTGTACACATGACTTTACCTACCCCACACGCCTTTATCCGCTTTGTGGGTAATAGTTTGCACCGAAGCGACTACCAGCGCGTTGACGATTGGGTGGAGCGCATAAAACAATGGCGGGATAAAGGTTTGCAGTCGGTTTGGTTTTTTATGCACCAGCATGATGAGCGCTACTCGCCCGAACTGGCTGATTACGTTTCGGAACAACTGAATACTAAACTCGGGCTGGCATTACCACGGCCTAATTTTTTAGATAGAGATAAAGGACTTTTTGATTAA
- a CDS encoding M20 family metallo-hydrolase, whose translation MKDINTLYREAVALLQKLIATPSLSKEENVTADIIEGFLKSKGVTTHRKINNVWARNKHFDEAKPTILLNSHHDTVKPNTGYTRDPFDARIEDGKLFGLGSNDAGGCLVSLIATFLYFYDREDLKYNFCLAATAEEEISGLNGIELVVPDLGQLEFGIVGEPTLMQLAVAERGLMVLDCVAHGKAGHAAREEGENAIYNAMKDIEWFRTFRFPKESDVFGPIKMSVTVINAGSQHNVVPASCNFVVDIRVTDAYRNEEVLDIIRQHVKCDVKARSTRLKPSSINRKHPIVQAGISLGRTTYGSPTTSDQALLDIETLKIGPGDSARSHMADEFIYVEEIKDGIELYVAMLEKIV comes from the coding sequence ATGAAAGACATTAACACCCTCTATCGTGAAGCGGTAGCACTTCTTCAAAAACTAATAGCCACCCCATCTTTAAGCAAGGAAGAAAATGTTACTGCCGATATTATTGAAGGCTTTTTAAAGAGCAAAGGCGTTACTACTCACCGTAAAATAAACAATGTTTGGGCGCGTAACAAACATTTTGATGAAGCAAAGCCAACCATATTACTTAACTCGCACCATGATACGGTTAAACCCAACACCGGTTATACCCGTGATCCATTCGATGCCAGGATTGAAGACGGCAAGCTGTTCGGCTTGGGTAGCAATGATGCCGGAGGGTGCCTGGTATCGTTAATAGCTACTTTTTTGTATTTCTATGATCGTGAAGATCTGAAATATAATTTCTGCCTGGCAGCAACTGCCGAAGAAGAAATTTCGGGATTAAACGGCATTGAGCTGGTTGTGCCTGATCTTGGTCAACTGGAATTTGGCATAGTAGGCGAACCTACCTTAATGCAGTTAGCCGTTGCCGAGCGTGGCTTAATGGTATTGGATTGCGTTGCCCATGGCAAAGCCGGCCATGCTGCACGTGAGGAAGGCGAGAATGCCATCTACAACGCCATGAAAGATATTGAATGGTTCCGCACCTTCCGTTTTCCAAAAGAGTCGGATGTGTTTGGGCCTATTAAAATGTCGGTAACAGTTATTAATGCAGGCTCACAGCACAACGTTGTTCCGGCAAGCTGCAACTTTGTGGTGGATATAAGGGTTACTGATGCTTACCGTAATGAGGAAGTGCTTGACATAATAAGGCAGCATGTAAAATGTGATGTTAAGGCACGGTCTACCCGTTTAAAACCATCATCTATCAACAGGAAACACCCTATTGTGCAAGCTGGTATCAGTTTGGGCAGAACCACATACGGATCACCCACCACATCAGACCAGGCTTTGCTGGATATTGAAACATTAAAAATTGGCCCCGGCGATTCGGCCCGTTCGCATATGGCCGACGAGTTTATTTATGTGGAGGAAATAAAGGACGGGATTGAGTTGTATGTGGCGATGTTGGAGAAAATTGTGTGA
- the argH gene encoding argininosuccinate lyase has product MTKLWQKDIDVNSLVENFTVGRDTEFDAQMAAFDVLGSLAHTKMLKSIGLMSGEDLELVQRELKNIYADIEKGNFTIEPGVEDVHSQVEMLLTQRIGEAGKKIHSGRSRNDQVLVDLKLFFRHELQQVVAETDNLFRELISLSEKHKNVLLPGYTHLQVAMPSSFGLWFGAYAESLTDDLEMVLAAYKITNKNPLGSAAGYGSSFPLNRTMTTELLGFDSLNYNVVYAQMGRGKTERIIAQAISSIAATLAKMAMDQTLYLSQNFAFVSYPDTLTTGSSIMPHKKNPDVWEIMRGKCNRLQALPNDVAMMTTNLPSGYHRELQLLKELLFPAFAELKSCLQMATFMLQNITVNTDILNDPKYAYLFSVEEVNRMVLNGTPFRDAYKKIGMAIEQGEFNPSKTVIHTHEGSIGNLNNERIIAAMETLVNSFNFDKVTWAVARLVK; this is encoded by the coding sequence ATGACTAAGCTGTGGCAAAAAGATATTGATGTTAATTCGTTGGTAGAAAACTTTACCGTTGGGCGCGATACCGAGTTTGACGCGCAAATGGCTGCGTTTGACGTATTGGGCTCATTGGCGCATACCAAAATGTTGAAGAGCATTGGCCTGATGAGTGGCGAAGACCTTGAACTGGTTCAGCGCGAACTTAAAAACATTTATGCCGATATAGAAAAAGGCAACTTTACCATTGAGCCGGGTGTGGAGGATGTGCATTCGCAGGTGGAGATGCTGCTTACCCAACGTATTGGCGAAGCCGGAAAGAAAATTCACAGCGGCCGTTCACGTAACGACCAGGTTTTGGTTGATCTGAAACTATTTTTCAGACATGAACTGCAACAGGTAGTTGCAGAAACCGACAATCTTTTCAGAGAACTCATCTCGCTGAGCGAAAAACATAAAAATGTTTTATTACCGGGTTATACGCACCTGCAAGTGGCTATGCCATCGTCATTTGGTTTATGGTTTGGCGCTTATGCCGAGAGCCTTACTGATGATCTGGAAATGGTATTGGCCGCTTATAAAATAACTAACAAAAACCCCTTGGGTTCTGCTGCTGGTTATGGCTCATCGTTCCCGCTGAACAGGACCATGACCACCGAGTTACTTGGTTTTGACAGCCTGAACTACAACGTAGTTTACGCGCAAATGGGTCGCGGCAAAACTGAACGTATTATTGCACAAGCCATATCATCCATCGCCGCCACTTTGGCTAAAATGGCCATGGACCAGACTTTATACCTGAGTCAGAATTTTGCATTTGTAAGCTACCCGGATACATTGACCACGGGCAGCAGCATTATGCCACATAAAAAGAACCCTGATGTTTGGGAAATTATGCGCGGCAAGTGTAACCGTTTGCAAGCTTTGCCTAATGATGTTGCCATGATGACCACCAACCTGCCATCGGGCTATCACCGTGAGTTGCAATTGTTAAAAGAATTACTTTTCCCTGCTTTTGCTGAGTTAAAAAGCTGCCTGCAAATGGCCACCTTTATGCTGCAAAACATTACGGTAAATACTGACATATTAAACGACCCTAAATACGCGTACCTTTTCAGCGTGGAAGAGGTTAACCGCATGGTACTGAACGGCACACCTTTCCGCGATGCATATAAAAAGATAGGTATGGCCATTGAACAAGGCGAGTTCAATCCGTCTAAAACAGTAATACATACCCACGAAGGCAGCATTGGCAATTTGAACAATGAGCGCATTATTGCCGCTATGGAAACACTGGTTAACAGCTTTAATTTTGATAAAGTAACCTGGGCGGTAGCGCGGTTAGTAAAGTAA
- a CDS encoding YwbE family protein: MNGQNRSDIYPGLEVDIILKKDQRSGTLTRGIVDKLLTSAAYHSRGIKVRLEDGQVGRVAFIVEEE; this comes from the coding sequence ATGAACGGACAAAACAGAAGCGACATATACCCGGGTCTGGAGGTAGATATCATCCTGAAAAAGGACCAGCGCAGCGGCACGTTAACGCGTGGCATTGTAGACAAACTACTTACCAGCGCAGCCTATCATTCGCGTGGCATTAAAGTGCGTTTGGAAGACGGACAAGTTGGCCGTGTGGCTTTTATTGTTGAGGAAGAGTAG
- a CDS encoding DUF1345 domain-containing protein, with protein MNHKESDRQIFFKVDAHYRFLIALVASAGGFFLVHSDETLPEGILMAWICFAFMVIILDWIIIFTSHPMEVRRIAKLQDSSRSFLFLFTIVSAVMSLAAIVFLLLSAKGHTGSGVAFPVVLAMASVLVSWWLVHTLFTLRYAHLYYEPERTKKPAGGLEFPGDLKEPDYLDFVYFSFVIGMTFQVSDVEISSRRIRRLALIHALISFAFNTAIVALSINIISGLV; from the coding sequence ATGAACCATAAAGAATCAGATCGTCAAATATTTTTCAAGGTGGATGCTCATTACCGCTTTTTGATAGCGTTGGTGGCGTCGGCAGGCGGCTTCTTTTTAGTTCATTCGGACGAAACCTTACCAGAAGGCATCCTGATGGCCTGGATCTGCTTCGCTTTTATGGTGATTATTTTAGACTGGATCATCATTTTCACCTCGCACCCTATGGAAGTGCGCAGAATTGCCAAACTGCAGGATTCCAGTCGCTCCTTTCTTTTTCTGTTTACTATTGTTTCAGCGGTAATGAGTTTGGCCGCTATCGTTTTTCTTTTGCTATCGGCTAAGGGCCATACGGGTAGTGGCGTTGCCTTTCCGGTGGTTTTGGCTATGGCTTCGGTATTGGTATCATGGTGGCTGGTGCATACCTTGTTCACTTTGCGCTACGCTCATTTATATTACGAGCCCGAGCGTACCAAAAAACCTGCCGGTGGTTTAGAGTTTCCCGGCGATTTGAAAGAGCCCGATTATCTTGACTTTGTATACTTCTCCTTTGTTATCGGCATGACCTTTCAGGTATCAGATGTGGAAATATCCTCCCGCCGCATCAGGCGACTGGCTCTTATACACGCGTTAATTTCCTTTGCGTTTAATACGGCTATTGTTGCGTTGAGTATTAATATTATTTCGGGCTTGGTGTAG
- a CDS encoding MFS transporter yields MSQTLSTAQRVRSIIGGSLGNLVEWYDWYVYSAFALYFSGAFFPSDDKTAELLKSAGVFALGFLMRPIGGWVMGTYADKKGRKAALTASVLMMSIGSLFIALIPAYDTIGVAAPVLLVLARVIQGLSVGGEYGTSATYLSEMATHKRRGFYSSFQYVTLIMGQLLALGILVLLQRTFLTEQQLYSWGWRIPFAIGAVLAISVMYLRRSLQESVQIPADEQDKAKRGTLKALAAHPKAVLTVIGLTMGGTLAFYTFTTYMQKFLVISSGFSNGDATLISTLTLAIFMLLQPLFGLLSDKVGRKPLLIGFGIFGALATVPILTALSHTNNFWEAFALIMAALIIVSGYTSINAVVKAELFPANIRALGVGFPYGIAVSIFGGTAEQVALSFKKGGHEQLFYWYVTGCILVSLVIYALMKDTKKYSKIE; encoded by the coding sequence ATGTCTCAAACGCTCAGCACCGCTCAACGCGTCCGTTCAATAATAGGTGGGTCATTAGGTAACCTCGTGGAGTGGTATGATTGGTATGTGTATTCGGCCTTTGCCTTGTACTTTTCGGGCGCTTTTTTTCCTTCGGATGATAAAACAGCTGAGCTGTTAAAAAGTGCAGGTGTTTTTGCGCTCGGCTTTTTAATGCGCCCCATAGGCGGTTGGGTAATGGGCACTTACGCTGATAAAAAAGGACGAAAAGCGGCCTTAACAGCATCAGTTTTAATGATGAGCATTGGCTCACTTTTTATTGCGCTTATTCCGGCGTATGATACTATTGGCGTTGCCGCGCCGGTGTTGCTGGTATTGGCCCGCGTTATACAGGGCCTGAGTGTTGGGGGTGAGTACGGCACAAGCGCAACTTACCTCAGCGAAATGGCAACGCACAAGCGCCGGGGTTTTTATTCATCGTTTCAGTATGTAACACTTATTATGGGGCAGTTGCTGGCGCTTGGTATATTGGTATTACTACAACGTACGTTTTTAACCGAACAACAATTGTACAGCTGGGGTTGGCGCATACCGTTTGCCATTGGTGCGGTGCTGGCCATCAGCGTAATGTATTTACGCCGCAGTTTGCAGGAGTCGGTCCAAATACCGGCTGATGAACAAGACAAGGCAAAGCGTGGTACTTTAAAAGCATTGGCGGCACACCCAAAAGCAGTTTTGACTGTTATTGGTTTAACCATGGGCGGCACCCTGGCTTTCTATACTTTCACTACTTACATGCAAAAGTTCCTGGTTATCAGTTCGGGCTTTAGCAATGGCGATGCAACACTTATATCTACGCTTACGCTGGCTATTTTTATGTTGCTGCAGCCGCTGTTTGGTTTACTGTCTGATAAGGTAGGGCGCAAGCCTTTATTAATTGGCTTTGGCATATTTGGCGCATTGGCAACAGTGCCTATATTGACAGCACTTAGCCACACTAATAACTTTTGGGAGGCATTCGCGCTCATTATGGCGGCCTTAATCATTGTTAGCGGTTATACCTCTATTAACGCAGTGGTAAAAGCTGAACTTTTTCCGGCCAACATACGTGCATTGGGTGTAGGCTTTCCATATGGCATAGCAGTTTCTATATTTGGCGGTACGGCCGAGCAGGTAGCCTTATCTTTTAAAAAGGGCGGTCACGAACAATTGTTTTACTGGTATGTAACCGGCTGTATTCTGGTGTCGCTGGTTATTTATGCATTAATGAAGGATACGAAGAAGTATTCGAAGATAGAGTAA